A region from the Peromyscus maniculatus bairdii isolate BWxNUB_F1_BW_parent chromosome 5, HU_Pman_BW_mat_3.1, whole genome shotgun sequence genome encodes:
- the LOC102904129 gene encoding vomeronasal type-1 receptor 4-like: MFFKFIKKIIFLLMTTVGTLGNISIFVNYMFSWWGGPEKKPIHLILIHLAFTNIILLLVKGLPKTIAAFGLRNFLDDVGCKILIYLSRVARGLSICTSSLLTVVQAIIISPRASGWRRLRPKSAWHILPLFFFFWVLNALISMNLIHSITSINLNISQLKSEDNYCYFMLESQKTKWLVLPLMVLRDAVFQGAMGGASGYMVSLLYMHHQQVLYLQKAKLLYRTPPELRAAQSVLLLMLCFLVFYWINCAFSLFLSLSLQYNSLMINIQEIMILGYATFSPLVLIHRDGLLAECWHAQ, translated from the coding sequence atgttttttaagtttatcaagaaaataattttcctgtTAATGACTACGGTTGGCACTCTGGGGAACATTTCTATCTTTGTGAATTATATGTTCAGTTGGTGGGGAGGCCCTGAGAAGAAACCCATACACCTTATTCTCATCCACTTGGCTTTTACAAACATCATACTCCTCCTTGTAAAAGGACTGCCAAAGACAATAGCAGCTTTTGGTTTGAGAAACTTCCTAGATGATGTAGGCTGTAAGATCCTCATTTACCTGTCAAGGGTGGCCCGTGGCCTCTCCATCTGCACCAGCAGTCTCCTCACTGTGGTCCAGGCCATCATCATCAGTCCTAGAGCATCTGGGTGGAGGAGGCTCAGACCAAAGTCTGCATGGCATATCcttccactcttttttttcttttgggtacTCAATGCTTTAATAAGTATGAACCTAATCCACTCTATCACAAGTATAAACCTGAATATATCACAGCTTAAGAGTGAAGACAACTATTGTTATTTTATGCTagaaagtcagaaaacaaagtggCTTGTACTCCCTCTCATGGTCCTGAGAGATGCAGTGTTTCAGGGAGCCATGGGAGGGGCCAGTGGCTACATGGTATCTCTTCTCTACATGCACCACCAGCAGGTCCTCTACCTTCAGAAAGCCAAGCTTCTCTACAGAACTCCCCCTGAGCTGAGAGCTGCCCAGAGTGTCCTCCTTCTGATgctctgttttcttgtcttttattgGATCAATTGtgctttttctctatttttaagtCTCTCTTTACAATACAATTCCTTGATGATAAATATCCAAGAAATTATGATCCTTGGTTATGCAACCTTTAGCCCTCTTGTTTTGATTCACAGGGATGGACTTCTGGCTGAGTGTTGGCATGCTCAGTGA
- the LOC102917742 gene encoding putative vomeronasal receptor-like protein 4, whose protein sequence is MKMIWRDLIQRLIFISLTGLGVLGNIILFVRHVYTFMGPQRKNVDVMLIHLAFVNTIIIHCIGVRDIATIFYYRNFLGDIGCKTIIYLERVARGLSICTTCHLSVVQAVTISPRTILCRKLKPQTAWQVLPFLLLFWIFNALISSNLLHYITASSSTNRSGVGMYTGYCCMLPSTYTVRWLFLSLMALRDVVFQSLMGWSSGSMALHLYKHHVRVLYLHSSRFANDSRPDIRAAHSVLTLMVCFLFFYWADFIFSFYTGSTVTHDSTILNMKAFLVLSYAGLSPFVLIIRDVHVAKHCRVP, encoded by the coding sequence ATGAAGATGATCTGGAGAGACCTCATCCAGAGactaattttcatttcacttACTGGACTTGGAGTTTTAGGGAACATCATCTTATTTGTGAGACATGTGTATACTTTCATGGGTCCTCAGAGAAAAAATGTAGATGTTATGCTCATCCACTTGGCTTTTGTGAACACAATCATTATTCATTGCATAGGGGTCAGAGACATAGCCACAATTTTTTATTACAGAAACTTCCTAGGTGACATTGGTTGTAAAACTATAATTTACCTAGAAAGAGTTGCCCGTGGCCTCTCCATCTGCACCACCTGTCACCTCAGTGTGGTCCAGGCTGTCACCATCAGTCCTAGGACAATCCTTTGCAGAAAGCTCAAACCACAGACTGCATGGCaagttcttccctttctcctcctcttttggaTCTTTAATGCCCTGATAAGCTCCAACTTGCTTCACTATATCACAGCATCCAGCAGCACAAACAGGTCTGGAGTCGGGATGTATACCGGGTATTGCTGCATGCTGCCATCCACATACACAGTTAGgtggcttttcctctctctcatggCTCTTCGTGATGTTGTTTTCCAGAGTCTCATGGGCTGGAGCAGTGGGTCTATGGCTCTCCATCTGTATAAACATCACGTACGGGTCCTGTACCTTCACAGTTCCAGGTTTGCAAATGATTCCAGGCCAGACATCAGAGCTGCCCATAGTGTTCTCACTCTCAtggtctgtttccttttcttttactgggcagatttcattttctccttctacacaggctccacagtgacacacgaTTCCACAATACTCAATATGAAAGCATTTTTAGTACTTAGTTATGCTGGCCTCAGTCCCTTTGTCCTGATCATCAGGGATGTCCATGTTGCTAAGCACTGCCGTGTCCCCTGA
- the LOC143273531 gene encoding LOW QUALITY PROTEIN: protein furry homolog (The sequence of the model RefSeq protein was modified relative to this genomic sequence to represent the inferred CDS: deleted 1 base in 1 codon), which translates to MTSEATTASSVGNGYIKPPVPPASGTHREKGPPTMLPINVDPDSKPGVRPQEFVNFTTQTERKIRIIMAEPLEKPLTKSLQRGEDPQFDQVISSMSSLSEYCLPSILRMLFDWYKRQNGIEDESHEYRPRTSNKSKGDEQQRDYLMKRRDLAIDFIFSLVLIEVLKQIPLHPVIDSLIHDIINRAFKHFKYKEEYLGPNTVNMHIVADLYAEVIRVLAQAKFPAVKKKFMAELKEQRHKEQSPYVVQSIISLIMGMKFFRIKMYTVEDFKASLQFMQECAHYFLEVKDKDVKQALAGLFVEILVPVAAAVKNEVNVPCLRNFVESLYDTTLELSSRKKHSLALYPLVTCLLCVSQKQLFLNRWHVFLNNCLSNLKNKDPKMARVALESLYRLLWVYMIRIKCESNTATQSRLITITTTLFPKGSRGVVPRDMPLNIFVKIIQFIVQERLDFAMKEIIFDFLCVGKAAKAFFSLNPERMNIGLRAFLVIADSLQQKDGEPPMPVTGAVLPSGNILRVKKTYLSKTLTEEEAKMIGMSLYYSQVRKAVGNILRHLDKGVGRCMMLTNVQMLNKEPEDMITGERKPKIDLFRTCVAAIPRLLPDGMSKLELIDLLARLSIHLDDELRHIAQNSLQGLLVDFCDWREDVLFGFTNFLLREVNNMHHTLLDSSLKLLLQLLTQWKLVIQTQGRGYEQASKIRNSELIPNGSSHRMPSERGPHCSVLHAMEGFALVLLCSFQVATRKLSVLILKEIRALFHALGQPEDDDRPMIDVMDQLSSSILESFIHVAVSDSATLPLTHNVDLQWLVEWNAVLVNSHYGVKSPSHVWIFAQSVKDPWVLCLSSFLRQENLPKHCPTALSYAWPYAFTRLQSVMPLVDPNSPINDKKTSTTGSGDNYVTLWRNYLILCFGVAKPSIMSPGHLRASTPEIMAMTPDGTVSYDNKATSQCYLVLRHQI; encoded by the exons ATGACATCTGAAGCCACAACAGCTTCTTCCGTTGGCAACGGCTACATCAAGCCTCCAGTTCCACCTGCTTCGGGTACACACAGGGAGAAAGGACCACCGACCATGCTGCCCATCAATGTGGACCCAGACAGCAAACCAGGAGTACGTCCTCAAGAGTTTGTCAACTTCACCACTCAGACAGAGCGGAAGATTCGCATCATTATGGCAGAGCCTCTGGAAAAGCCACTGACGAAATCTCTGCAGCGTGGAGAAGACCCCCAGTTTGATCAG GTCATCAGCTCCATGAGCTCCCTCTCTGAGTACTGCCTGCCTTCCATCCTGCGGATGCTGTTTGATTGGTACAAGAGGCAAAACGGCATCGAGGACGAATCACACGAATACAGACCGAGAACGAGCAATAAGTCCAAAGGTGATGAACAGCAGCGAGACTATTTAATGAAAAGACGGGACCTCGccattgactttattttttcattagtgTTAATAGAAGTTTTGAAACAGATTCCCCTTCATCCTGTAATAGACAGCTTAATACATGATATTATCAACCGGGCTTTCAAACACTTTAAATACAAAGAAGAGTACCTGGGTCCCAACACTGTCAATATGCACATTGTGGCGGATCTGTATGCAGAGGTCATCAGAGTACTGGCCCAAGCCAAGTTCCCGGCTGTCAAGAAGAAGTTCATGGCAGAGTTGAAGGAGCAGCGGCACAAAGAACAGAGCCCCTATGTGGTGCAGAGCATCATCAGCTTGATCATGGGGATGAAATTCTTCAGGATTAAGATGTACACCGTGGAGGACTTCAAGGCATCCCTCCAATTTATGCAGGAATGTGCCCATTATTTTCTGGAGGTTAAAGACAAGGATGTCAAGCAGGCCTTGGCTGGGCTCTTTGTGGAAATCCTCGTCCCCGTGGCTGCTGCTGTGAAAAATGAAGTCAACGTCCCCTGCCTCAGGAACTTCGTGGAGAGCCTCTACGACACCACGTTGGAACTTTCCTCTCGGAAAAAGCATTCCCTGGCCTTATACCCCCTGGTGACCTGTCTTCTCTGTGTCAGTCAGAAGCAGCTGTTCCTGAACAGATGGCACGTTTTCCTCAACAACTGCTTGTCCAATCTCAAGAACAAAGACCCCAAAATGGCTCGAGTTGCCTTGGAATCTCTCTACAGATTACTCTGGGTTTACATGATTCGAATCAAATGTGAAAGCAACACTGCAACTCAGAGCCGACTCATAACCATCACCACCACGCTTTTCCCCAAAGGGTCCCGCGGCGTGGTGCCCAGGGATATGCCTCTGAATATCTTTGTGAAGATTATCCAGTTCATTGTCCAGGAGCGTCTGGACTTTGCAATGAAGGAAATCATTTTTGACTTTCTTTGCGTGGGAAAAGCAGCCAAGGCTTTC TTCAGTCTCAACCCAGAGAGAATGAACATTGGTTTGCGGGCGTTCTTGGTGATTGCTGACAGCTTACAACAAAAGGATGGTGAGCCGCCCATGCCGGTCACAGGAGCTGTGCTCCCGTCGGGAAACATCCTGAGAGTAAAGAAAACGTATTTGAGTAAGACGCTGACTGAGGAGGAAGCCAAAATGATAGGAATGTCCTTGTATTACTCCCAAGTCCGCAAGGCCGTAGGCAACATCCTAAGGCACCTTGATAAAGGAGTGGGACGATGTATGATGCTGACCAATGTCCAGATGCTGAACAAAGAGCCGGAAGACATGATCACGGGTGAAAGAAAGCCAAAAATCGATCTCTTCAGGACCTGCGTCGCTGCAATTCCTCGACTGCTGCCCGATGGGATGTCCAAACTTGAACTTATTGACTTGCTGGCCAGGCTCTCCATTCACCTGGACGACGAGCTGCGGCACATCGCGCAGAACTCTCTTCAGGGACTGCTGGTTGACTTCTGCGACTGGCGGGAAGACGTGCTCTTTGGTTTCACTAACTTCCTGCTCCGGGAAGTCAACAACATGCATCACACCCTCCTCGATTCCTCCCTCAAgctgctcctgcagctgctcaccCAGTGGAAACTGGTTATCCAAACGCAAGGAAGAGGCTATGAACAAGCCAGCAAGATCAGAAACTCAGAGCTCATTCCCAACGGCTCCAGCCACAGGATGCCGTCGGAGCGTGGTCCCCACTGCAGTGTCCTCCACGCTATGGAAGGCTTTGCTCTTGTCCTGCTCTGCAGCTTCCAGGTGGCCACGCGCAAACTGTCTGTGCTGATACTCAAGGAGATCCGAGCTCTCTTCCATGCCCTGGGTCAGCCTGAGGACGATGACAGGCCGATGATTGATGTCATGGATCAACTAAGTTCTTCCATTCTTGAAAGTTTCATTCATGTGGCAGTTTCAGATTCGGCAACACTACCACTTACCCACAACGTGGACCTACAGTGGCTGGTGGAATGGAATGCCGTCCTGGTGAACAGTCATTACGGCGTGAAGAGCCCTTCCCATGTCTGGATCTTCGCACAGTCTGTCAAAGACCCCTGggtcctctgcctctccagcttcCTGCGCCAGGAGAACTTGCCGAAACACTGCCCCACGGCCCTGAGCTATGCCTGGCCTTACGCCTTCACCCGGCTGCAGTCCGTGATGCCGCTGGTGGACCCAAACAGCCCAATCAATGACAAGAAAACCAGCACCACAGGCAGCGGAGACAACTACGTTACCTTGTGGAGAAATTACCTCATTCTCTGTTTTGGAGTTGCCAAACCCAGTATTATGAGCCCAGGACACTTACGAGCGTCCACTCCAGAGATCATGGCCATGACCCCCGATGGTACAGTGAGCTACGATAACAAGGCCACTTCACAGTGTTATCTCGTTCTTCGTCACCAGATCTGA